A section of the Spirosoma pollinicola genome encodes:
- the lpxK gene encoding tetraacyldisaccharide 4'-kinase, with product MKRLGSKWLLLPFSLVYGVVMDIRNWLFNSHLLRSYWPSIHTICVGNLTVGGTGKTPMIEFLIKRYALSKEVTPGVTATLSRGYGRQTTGFRIATDTDTASTIGDEPLQLYRKFAPLVRVCVGERRAGAIQVLVSHHPETKQVLLDDAYQHRAVQPHLTILLMDYNRPFYDDYPFPAGRLRERRKGARRADVIVVTKCPTDLFTTEQQRISEKIRPYCKPETPIFFAGLQYGQPVSFESRQAVTNLQKVVLVSGLANADLLEYYVDQAYTLVKHHRFADHYAYSRDELDSILTGLPPATALLTTEKDWVKLDGLLSPGERTTLPLYYLPVAMQFLPGHEQGFNQFLDRSSLKNR from the coding sequence ATGAAACGTTTAGGGAGTAAGTGGCTACTATTGCCTTTCAGTCTAGTATATGGGGTAGTTATGGACATACGTAATTGGCTATTTAACAGCCACTTATTGAGATCCTATTGGCCTTCTATTCACACAATATGCGTAGGCAATTTGACCGTTGGCGGCACCGGAAAAACGCCTATGATCGAATTTTTGATTAAACGGTATGCGTTATCAAAGGAAGTAACCCCAGGAGTAACGGCTACGTTAAGTCGGGGCTACGGCAGGCAAACGACTGGGTTTCGGATAGCTACTGATACCGATACAGCCTCGACGATTGGTGACGAACCCCTCCAGCTATACCGAAAATTTGCACCCCTCGTTCGGGTGTGTGTTGGCGAACGAAGAGCCGGGGCTATTCAGGTACTGGTGAGCCATCATCCCGAAACGAAGCAGGTTTTGCTGGACGATGCTTACCAGCACCGGGCTGTTCAGCCACACCTGACTATTTTATTAATGGATTACAATCGGCCCTTTTATGACGATTATCCGTTCCCCGCTGGTCGATTGCGCGAACGGCGAAAGGGTGCGCGTAGGGCCGATGTGATCGTTGTGACGAAGTGTCCAACTGATTTGTTTACGACCGAACAGCAGCGTATTTCGGAAAAGATTCGCCCATACTGTAAGCCTGAAACGCCCATTTTTTTTGCGGGCTTGCAGTACGGTCAACCTGTTTCGTTCGAAAGTCGGCAAGCCGTAACGAACCTGCAAAAAGTCGTGCTGGTGTCGGGCCTGGCAAATGCCGATCTGCTGGAATACTATGTTGATCAAGCCTACACCTTAGTTAAGCATCACCGCTTTGCCGATCACTACGCGTACAGTCGCGATGAACTTGATTCTATCCTGACAGGCTTACCGCCCGCAACCGCTTTGCTTACAACTGAAAAAGACTGGGTAAAACTCGACGGGTTGCTCTCGCCTGGCGAGCGTACTACACTTCCGTTGTATTACCTGCCGGTTGCCATGCAGTTCCTGCCCGGACATGAACAGGGCTTTAACCAGTTTTTAGATCGATCAAGCCTTAAAAATCGTTAA
- a CDS encoding putative porin codes for MNRSLLALLFSTCLSLTAWAQQFPGNTQTPNSFGGRQTMPTSTTGSNGIDDSTKVIYGPKSTRYVLEDDNLNNRRKLYTLDTTMDEVHRFTYVQRNQNLYQDLGELGTPMRPVFLQVPQQLGAQSGYYVFLPYAFQPMDVKYFDTKSPYTDMYLALGGHNQNILRFDMSQNINSRWNVGFDVQRFTSQKQFGTSGNNDPYKLLAQNWGLLLHTNYRSKNEKYTLLAHFNNMNHSLDEQGGVLPGQNADGSTIAINYTGDSRLRSGSTTAQGPHGWEIRNNWHVYHQYVLDKGFQLYHKFDYQTQKNFYQDDTLRLNQTDTLLAADNKVRRFYPAILGDTSRLEQHARFRVLDNQFGIKGVAQYKGASFNYRAYLRIRNYKQSSLYNTSRTQYNEYSTARTETFVGGWLGYYFPDSLSRLTAEAEIGADGSRRIQGQVESKFLTAGGSYVNVQPTLVQERFQSKVYNWPDVTNGLNPLTKRDYLQAYGKLTVRYHKLRLEPSLDYYLIKNFVYFDTKGVVQQENSPISIVRPGLGYHFQIGKFLISGQGYYTAKEGPDVIRIPSIFVNTRIQYEFLYAKVLYIQTGVDLHYKSKYYADAYMPLTQQFHLQNRQQVEGYVLADLYANLRINRTRLFVKLTHINQGILSPGYYVAPDFLQMRRGFSFGVDWYLFD; via the coding sequence ATGAATCGGAGTTTACTTGCCTTACTTTTTAGTACTTGCCTCTCGCTCACAGCCTGGGCACAGCAGTTTCCGGGTAATACCCAAACGCCCAATAGTTTTGGCGGTCGCCAGACAATGCCTACGTCAACAACCGGCAGCAATGGTATCGACGATTCGACGAAGGTTATTTATGGTCCAAAGTCAACCCGATATGTACTGGAGGACGATAATTTGAATAACCGCCGGAAACTTTACACCCTCGATACGACCATGGACGAGGTGCATCGGTTCACCTATGTGCAGCGAAATCAAAATCTGTATCAGGACTTAGGCGAACTGGGTACGCCCATGCGGCCTGTATTTCTGCAAGTTCCCCAACAATTGGGTGCGCAATCGGGCTATTATGTCTTTTTGCCCTATGCCTTTCAACCAATGGACGTGAAGTATTTCGATACCAAGTCGCCTTATACTGATATGTATCTTGCGCTGGGCGGGCATAATCAGAATATACTTCGGTTCGATATGTCGCAAAACATTAATTCCCGCTGGAATGTGGGTTTCGATGTACAGCGATTTACCTCCCAGAAGCAGTTTGGCACGAGTGGTAATAACGACCCATACAAGTTACTGGCGCAGAACTGGGGGTTGTTACTGCATACGAATTACCGCTCTAAAAACGAAAAATACACCCTGCTGGCTCACTTCAATAACATGAACCACAGCCTCGATGAGCAGGGGGGAGTATTGCCGGGGCAAAATGCAGATGGAAGCACCATTGCCATCAATTACACCGGCGATTCGCGTTTACGCAGCGGCAGTACAACCGCTCAGGGACCACACGGTTGGGAAATTCGGAACAACTGGCATGTCTATCACCAGTATGTGCTCGACAAGGGATTTCAACTGTATCATAAATTTGACTATCAGACCCAAAAGAATTTTTATCAGGATGATACCCTGCGGCTGAATCAGACAGATACGCTGCTGGCAGCTGACAATAAAGTCAGGCGATTCTATCCCGCTATTCTGGGCGACACATCCCGCCTGGAGCAGCACGCCCGGTTTCGAGTGCTCGATAATCAGTTTGGGATAAAAGGGGTTGCGCAGTACAAAGGCGCGTCGTTCAACTACCGCGCGTACCTGCGGATACGAAATTATAAACAGTCATCTCTCTACAATACATCACGCACTCAATATAATGAATACAGTACTGCCCGAACCGAAACGTTTGTGGGTGGCTGGCTAGGCTATTATTTCCCGGATAGCTTGTCGCGGCTGACGGCCGAAGCCGAAATTGGGGCCGATGGTAGCCGACGAATTCAGGGGCAGGTCGAAAGTAAGTTTCTAACAGCGGGCGGCTCCTATGTAAATGTCCAGCCTACACTCGTTCAGGAACGTTTTCAAAGCAAGGTATATAACTGGCCGGATGTAACGAACGGACTTAATCCACTGACCAAGAGGGACTATTTGCAGGCCTATGGTAAGCTGACTGTACGATATCATAAACTCCGACTGGAACCGAGCCTGGACTATTACCTGATTAAAAATTTCGTTTATTTCGACACAAAAGGTGTTGTTCAGCAGGAAAATTCACCCATTAGTATTGTTCGGCCGGGACTTGGCTACCACTTTCAAATCGGCAAGTTTCTGATCTCTGGGCAGGGCTATTATACGGCGAAAGAAGGCCCCGACGTTATCCGTATACCATCAATTTTTGTGAACACTCGCATTCAGTACGAGTTTTTATATGCTAAAGTGCTGTACATACAGACCGGGGTCGATTTGCACTATAAGTCGAAGTACTATGCCGATGCGTACATGCCCTTAACCCAGCAGTTTCATCTTCAGAATAGACAACAGGTGGAAGGCTATGTTCTTGCCGACTTATATGCCAATCTTCGTATCAACCGTACCCGTTTATTTGTTAAACTTACGCACATAAATCAGGGCATTTTATCGCCCGGTTACTATGTAGCGCCCGATTTCCTGCAAATGCGCCGTGGCTTCTCATTCGGAGTTGACTGGTATTTATTTGACTGA
- a CDS encoding o-succinylbenzoate synthase, producing MSLKADYLKYTLHFRFEAGTSRGTLTEKTSYVIRIFDDENPAVVGYGECGPLKGLSFDDRPDFEDILCQYCDEFTEMDLELFSWNIPIILNQLISQAFPSILFGFETAMLDFLSGGQHIIRTSDFTNGQRTLPINGLIWMGSQSFMRQQIEEKLEAGYTTIKLKIGAIDFEQECDLLAMIRERFPADKITLRVDANGAFTPADVIAKLERLATFNLHSIEQPIRAGQPELMADLCKHSPLPIALDEELIGQMEYVHKFKLLKKIQPQYIILKPTLLGGLRHCDEWIELAGRLNIGWWLTSALESNIGLNAIAQYTAQFKHLLPQGLGTGQLYHNNVDSPLVIDHGQLQYDPARSWNLSPLLVDASH from the coding sequence ATGAGTTTAAAAGCCGACTACCTGAAATACACGTTGCACTTTCGCTTCGAAGCGGGTACGTCACGCGGCACCCTTACGGAAAAAACGTCCTACGTTATTCGAATTTTTGATGATGAAAATCCGGCTGTTGTTGGTTATGGGGAATGTGGACCGCTGAAAGGACTAAGCTTCGATGACCGTCCCGATTTCGAGGATATTCTTTGTCAGTATTGCGATGAGTTTACAGAGATGGATCTGGAGTTGTTTAGCTGGAATATTCCCATCATCCTGAATCAACTTATCAGCCAGGCTTTCCCAAGTATTTTATTTGGCTTTGAAACAGCCATGCTTGATTTCCTCTCAGGCGGGCAACACATTATCAGGACGTCTGATTTCACTAACGGACAGCGCACACTGCCAATCAATGGCCTGATCTGGATGGGCAGCCAGTCGTTTATGCGGCAGCAGATCGAGGAAAAACTTGAAGCCGGCTACACTACGATAAAACTAAAAATAGGGGCTATTGATTTTGAACAGGAGTGCGATCTGCTGGCCATGATTCGGGAACGATTCCCGGCCGATAAGATCACCCTTCGGGTGGATGCCAACGGTGCGTTTACCCCTGCCGATGTAATAGCAAAGCTCGAACGGCTGGCCACGTTTAACCTGCATTCTATCGAACAACCCATTCGTGCCGGGCAACCGGAGCTAATGGCCGACCTGTGTAAGCATTCGCCTTTACCAATTGCGCTGGACGAAGAGCTGATCGGGCAAATGGAATACGTCCATAAATTTAAGCTCTTAAAAAAAATCCAGCCACAGTATATTATACTGAAACCTACCCTTTTGGGTGGGTTACGTCATTGCGACGAATGGATCGAACTGGCTGGCCGACTCAATATTGGCTGGTGGCTTACCTCGGCGCTGGAATCGAATATTGGCCTGAATGCTATTGCTCAGTATACAGCGCAATTTAAACACCTGTTGCCACAGGGCTTAGGCACTGGGCAATTATACCACAATAATGTCGATAGCCCGCTGGTTATCGACCATGGTCAACTGCAATACGATCCGGCCAGGTCCTGGAACCTGAGTCCGCTTTTAGTTGATGCGTCTCACTAA
- a CDS encoding helix-turn-helix domain-containing protein gives MNLPADHIRLLFGLKLRQLRLDKGLSVSELAQRSNLSVSYVTEIEKGRKYPKADKISALANAMQVDYDTLVSLKLSKKLEPISDLLRSKFLTEIPLELFGIDPSDLLELLAEAPAKVSAMIRTFMDIALSYNMSVERLYLTMLRSYQEMHDNYFPDIEADADRFLAEFAPMPDQAVTEVLLINLLKTRYNIRIEHFDPLTQPELAALRSVYRPEQHTLHLNAGLSTEQRSFILSREVGFQFMNLKNRPFSYSWVEAESFEQILNNYKASYFAGAILIRRAALVAKLSELFARDTWNNDDFLQLIDHFGATPERFCYRLSNVLPSAFGIDQLFFYRFNHTPGQTTFKLTKEMHLSRLQGPRGIMDEHFCRRWIAWTILQELQFLQQNKQFDGTLCRAQLSEYYDTGHQYLIISVAHPSRAAGDQNISVSMCFAVNDALKSKMNFLSTSPENNPASEVSFRIVNEACERCGIFDCRERVAAPAVLQKKRQFAAMKKAIEGLR, from the coding sequence TTGAACCTACCCGCAGATCATATCCGCCTGTTGTTTGGCTTGAAACTTCGCCAACTACGCCTTGATAAAGGATTGTCTGTCAGCGAATTAGCCCAAAGATCCAACTTATCAGTCTCCTACGTCACCGAAATTGAAAAAGGACGAAAATACCCCAAAGCCGATAAAATTTCGGCACTTGCCAATGCTATGCAAGTGGATTACGATACGCTTGTTTCGTTAAAATTAAGCAAGAAGCTGGAGCCCATTTCGGACTTGCTGCGCTCGAAATTCCTGACTGAAATCCCCCTCGAACTGTTCGGAATAGACCCCTCCGACCTGCTCGAACTACTGGCCGAAGCCCCCGCTAAAGTCAGTGCCATGATTCGTACATTCATGGATATTGCCCTTAGCTACAACATGAGCGTCGAGCGGTTGTATCTGACTATGCTGCGGTCCTATCAGGAAATGCACGATAATTACTTTCCCGATATCGAAGCCGATGCCGATCGCTTTCTGGCCGAATTTGCCCCAATGCCCGATCAGGCGGTTACCGAAGTTCTGTTAATTAATCTGCTTAAAACGCGGTATAACATTCGAATCGAGCACTTCGACCCGCTAACGCAACCCGAATTAGCCGCCTTGCGGTCAGTATATCGACCCGAACAGCACACACTTCACCTTAATGCGGGCCTTTCGACAGAACAACGGTCGTTTATTCTGTCGCGGGAAGTGGGCTTCCAGTTTATGAATCTTAAGAATCGTCCATTCAGCTATTCCTGGGTTGAAGCAGAATCGTTTGAGCAGATTCTCAATAATTATAAAGCCTCTTACTTTGCCGGTGCCATTTTAATTCGACGGGCTGCGCTCGTCGCTAAATTAAGTGAACTTTTTGCCCGGGATACCTGGAACAACGACGATTTCCTGCAACTCATCGACCATTTTGGGGCAACGCCTGAGCGCTTCTGTTATCGACTGAGTAATGTGTTGCCCAGTGCATTCGGTATAGATCAGTTGTTTTTTTATCGGTTCAATCATACACCCGGCCAAACGACCTTTAAACTGACAAAGGAAATGCACCTGTCGCGTTTGCAAGGACCACGCGGTATTATGGACGAGCATTTCTGTCGGCGGTGGATAGCCTGGACAATTTTGCAGGAACTACAGTTTCTACAACAGAATAAACAATTCGATGGCACGCTTTGCCGGGCACAACTTTCGGAGTATTACGATACCGGACACCAATACCTGATTATTTCAGTAGCTCACCCTTCGCGGGCCGCCGGTGATCAAAACATCAGTGTATCCATGTGTTTTGCCGTGAATGACGCCCTAAAAAGCAAGATGAATTTCCTGTCGACATCTCCGGAAAACAACCCTGCCAGCGAGGTATCTTTTCGTATCGTGAATGAGGCCTGTGAACGCTGTGGCATTTTTGATTGTCGCGAACGGGTTGCCGCTCCGGCTGTTTTACAAAAGAAACGGCAGTTTGCCGCTATGAAAAAAGCTATCGAGGGACTACGTTAA